In Nostoc edaphicum CCNP1411, the sequence AAGGTAAACTGAATAAAGAACCTCTGTCGCTGCGATCGCGGAATCAAAAACTTTCCTAGATTAAGCTCATTATTAGCAGATGCAAGATGATCGGGACTGTTAGAGTCAGTTTGCATAGGAAGTTAAGGGAGTGAGGGAATAGGGATATCAGGGAGATAGGGGAGCAGGGGGAGAATAACTAATGCCCAATGCCCAATCCTCAATTAAATATTGATTCTTGTTTTACCCTATTTCTCACTTGCTAGTCCCTATTTTCCACTCACTACTCCCTTTTTTTTGATTTTTGCCTTGTTGTACTAGTAGTCTGTCAAATTAAATTCATTTTGACGGTTAGAGAGACGCGATAAATCGCCGTCTCTACAGGGAATTTATCCGTCAATTAGTTCTTGACATAGTACTAGTACCGCAAGGCGGAATTAAAAATTAAAAATTAAAAATTAAAAATGAAGACAGCTTAAGGGTTTTGTTGATTGGGAATGGGTGGTTTATTTCCGCCGTGCTGTACTAGTTATCTAATGTTTCGCAACAAACAATTTGGTTGAATACAGCTTTTTTGCGAACTCTTTAATATTTCCGCTTCATTCTGGCGGTAATTACTGTTTATAGGTGTTCGCTGAGAACCATACAATTTGGAACAGGATATTTTGTAAAGAAAGATTGCAAATAATGCTTTATTAATTTACTAACTTACTCAAAATTGATAAAGAGCGAATCAAACCACTGCGCGGAGTCACTTACTTTTTCCTGATAACCTAATGGAAAAACGTAATCCCAGAATGATAAGCTAAACAGTGGCATAAAGTAGGATGAAATAATAAATGGGTGTTTATTCAACGACTCCTCATCTCTTACGGGCTGCTCGTGGTGAAGTAGTAGATCGTCCCCCTGTATGGATGATGCGACAAGCGGGACGATATATGAAAGCATATCGAGACCTAAGAGATAAGTATCCTTCGTTTCGCGATCGCTCGGAAATTCCAGAAGTGGCAATTGAAGTTTCCTTGCAACCGTGGAGAGCCTTCCAACCAGATGGAGTAATTTTATTTTCTGATATTGTCACCCCATTACCTGGTTTGGGCATTGACATGGATATTGCCGAAGGTAAGGGGCCAATCATTCACTCACCCCTCCGTACTCAAGAACAAATTGATCTTCTGCATCCTTTAGAACCAGAAGCAGCTCTACCATTTATCAAGACAATTTTGCAAGCGCTACGTTCTGAAGTAGGCGATAAGTCAACAGTGTTGGGCTTTGTGGGTGCGCCGTGGACGTTAGCAGCTTATGCGGTGGAAGGAAAAGGTTCTAAAACCTATTCCATCATCAAAAACATGGCATTTTCAGATCCGACGATATTGCATCAACTGTTAGCTAAATTAGCAGATGCGATCGCGATCTATGCCCGCTACCAAATTGACTCTGGTGCTCAAGTTATCCAAATGTTCGACTCTTGGGCGGGTCAATTAAGTCCTCAAGATTATGACACCTTTGCTCTCCCCTATCAGCAGAGAGTTTTCCAGCAAGTCAAGCAAACCCACCCCGATACACCTTTGATTTTGCTAGTTAGCGGTAGTGCCGGTGTGTTGGAAAGAATGGCACAATCTGGCGCTGATATTGTCAGTGTAGACTGGGCTGTGGATATGGCAGACGCACGAGCCAGATTAGGTAAACAAGTCAAAGTTCAAGGAAATCTTGACCCAGGTGTGCTATTCGGCTCTAAACAGTTTATCCGCGATCGCATTCTCGATACCGTTCGCAAAGCTGGTAATTGGGGTCATATTCTCAATCTTGGTCACGGTGTATTACCAGAAACTCCAGAAGAAAATGTCGCTTTCTTCTTTGAAACGGCAAAGGAACTTAATCTTGCAGGAGTCAAGAATTAGGATTTATGAGTTATGAGTTATGAGTCAGGAGTTATAAACTATAAAGTTATCAGTTGCGAGGTGCAAAGTTATCCTTTATTCTTAACTTCTCACTTCCAACTCCTAACTTTATTAATAACTCCTGATTCGGAACTTTTAACTTTATTCTTAACTCTTTAGTTGTAACTCCTAAATTTTGAAAAATTTTCTATGAGCCAGAAACGGATTTTAGTAACTGGTGCAAGTGGTTGTGTAGGTCATTATTTAACAGAAGCCTTAATTAAAGAAACAGATCACGAACTCTATCTACTAGTTAGGAACCCAAGCAAACTGCAAATTGATACCAAGGTACGTTCGGGTATCAACGTTTTACAAGGTGATATGCAAAATATTCGCCAGTTTGCCGATTTGCTATCCACAATTGATACAGCGGTACTCACAGCCACAGCTTGGGGTGGTGATGACACATTTGATATTAATGTCGTTAAGACAATAGAATTGCTGGAACTGCTAGATCCAGAACGTTGCCAGCAGGTGATTTATTTTTCCACAGCCAGCGTTTTGGATCAGTACAATCAACCATTAAAAGAAGCCGGAGAAATTGGGACAGATTATATCCGTTCTAAATATGAGTGCTTAGAGAAAAAAGAAAAATTAGCGATCGCACCCAAAATTACCACAGTATTTCCCACTGTAGTATTGGGCGGTGATGCAAATAAACCTTATTCTGCTGTCACATCTGGCATTCCAGAAGTGACGAAATATATTAATGTGATTCGCTTTTTGGAAGCAGATGGCAGTTTTCACTTTATTCACGCACGAGATATTGCCACTGTAGTGCAATATTTAATCGATTATCCTCCCGAAAATGATCAACCACGTCGGCTTGTTTTAGGTCAAGCAAAGTTAACTGCTAATCAAGCAGTGAAAGAAGTTTGTGCTTATCTGGGCAAAAAGATTTACTTTCGCATTCCCATATCCATAGCATTGGCTAATTTGATTATTGTTCTTTTTCGCATTCGGATGGCCGCTTGGGATCGGTTTTGCATGAACTATCGGCATTTTACTTATGAAAAATCGATCAATCCCGATAGTTTCGGCTTGCCAAATTATTGTGCAACGATGAGCGATGTTTTAAAAATTAGTGGTGTTGAAAGTGTGAAGTAAGGTATTTGAAATTCTTAACGTTAGGGCAAACACATTTTATAGCAGGAGGCAGAAGGCAGGAGGCAGGAGGCAGGAGGTAAAAGTATTACTATTCCTAGCCTTGGGGTTAGTAGATAAAATGAGTCAATATTGAGGTTAATATGTATAAAATTTATCATTCCCAACCGAACTAATAAAGTAGAACAACTTTAATAAAAAGTCAATAACTCTTTATTTTCGTTAGAGTGGGATAACAATCAAAGTGTGAGGATTGATACTACATGCGAATCTTGTTAATGTATCCAATATTTCCCAAAACCTTTTGGTCTTATGAAAAAATCTTGGAGTTAGTCGATCGCAAGGTTTTATTACCACCTCTAGGTTTAGTAACAGTGGCAGCGATTCTGCCCCAAGAATGGGAATTCAAGCTGGTCGATCGCAACATCCGCCCAGCAACAGAAGCAGAGTGGGCATGGGCAGATGTAGTAATTCTCTCCGCGATGATTGTCCAGAAACAAGATTTACTTGACCAAATTCAGGAAGCAAAAAAACGTGGCAAGCTAGTCGCAGTTGGCGGCCCCTACCCCACCTCTGTACCTCATGAAGTTGAAAATGTTGGCGCAGATTTTCTGATTCTGGATGAAGGGGAAATCACCCTACCCATGTTTATTGAGGCAATCAAAAGAGGAGACACATCTGGGACTTTCCGCGCCACAGAAAAACCAGATGTCACAAATACACCAATACCCCGCTTTGATTTATTAGAATTGGATGCTTATGACATGATGTCAGTGCAGTTTTCGCGTGGGTGTCCCTTCCAATGCGAATTTTGCGACATTATTGTTCTCTACGGGCGCAAACCACGCACCAAAACCCCGGCACAACTTTTAGCAGAGTTAGATTACCTCTACGAATTGGGTTGGCGGCGGGGTGTGTTCATGGTGGATGACAACTTCATTGGCAACAAGCGGAATGTGAAATTGTTGCTGAAAGAGTTAAAAGTCTGGATGGCAGAACACAAGTATCCCTTCCGATTTGACACTGAAGCTTCAATTGACTTGGCACAAGACTCAGAAATGTTGGAGTTGATGGTTGAGTGTGGTTTCGCGGCGGTGTTTTTGGGAATCGAAACGCCGGATGAAGATAGTTTGCAAATGACCAAAAAGTTTCAAAACACTCGCAGTTCTCTAACTGAGGCAGTGCAAACCATCATCAAAGCGGGATTGCGCCCAATGGCTGGGTTTATTATCGGCTTTGATGGCGAAAAAGCAGGTGCAGGCGATCGCATTGTCCGCTTTGCAGAACAAGCAGCAATTCCTTCAACAACTTTTGCCATGTTACAAGCGTTACCTAACACCGCGCTTTGGCATCGCCTGAAAAAAGAAGGACGACTACGGGAAAATCAAGACGGCAACATCAACCAAACAACATTGATGAACTTCCTGCCCACCCGTCCTCTGGAAGAACTTGCACGAGAATATATTGAGGCATTCTGTACTTTATACGACCCAGTGCAGTATTTGGATCGCACTTATCGCTGTTTCTTGATGATGGGTTTGCCAAGCTGGAAAGCGCCAGCGAAAATGCCAGAGTGGATAGTTGTGAAAGCGTTGCTAATTGTGATTTGGCGACAAGGAATCAAACGGGAAACCCGCTGGAAATTCTGGCATCATTTGTTCAGCATTCTCAAGCGGAATCCTGGAGTTTTTGAGCATTACCTCGCTGCTTGTGCCCACAACGAGCATTTTCTAGAGTATCGCCAAATTGTCCGTGATCAAATTGAAAGTCAGCTAGCTGAGTATTTAGCACAAGGTGTAGAAAAGCCTTATGTGCTAGTGAATGAGAAAGCTGAGGAAAAAGCTGAAGCAGTAGTAAGTTAAGGTAATGGATAATAGTCCCAATACGGTTCGGTTAATGCAAAAGACGCGATGAATCGCCGTCTCTACAATAATCGGTCTTTTGTAGAGACGGCGATTTATCGCGTCTTTGTGATAAATTATCGAATCTTTGTGATCTAAAATTTTCATCAAAAAGCCTTAACCGAATCGTATTGATATGAGTCCTATATAAGAATTAATCCTGCTGTCGCCGTTCCTCCATTTCTTGAATAGAAATCATACTGCTGACCCTTTCTACATCTGCCATCATCAAAACTGCTCCTTGCATTTCCATGCCAAGTAGTGGAGTGATTGCCAGATAACATTTGATTTGTCTACCCCGGCGATTGGTAGCATCGAGGATCATTTCTTGAAACTGCTTTTTCCCGGATAAGGAGTCGCGGATGGGCGATCGCAACTGCTCGACAGGTAGCCCAATATCCAAGCTGAAGATAGACTTTCCGAAAACTTCATCAGTCCGTAAGCCCCATAAATCTTCTACCATGTAATTCCAAATAGAGATGTTAAAGCTGTTGTCAATTACGACTATTCCCGTTTGGAGACTTCTGAGAATAGAGACAAGGAAAATGTTTGTGCGATTGAGTTCTGTGGTGCGTTCGCTCAGTTCATTATTAATTGTCTGTAATTCTTCATTAGTAGATTGGAGTTCTTCATTCATTGTCTCCAATTCTTCATTGGTAGATTGCAGTTCCTCGTTGGTAGTTTCTAATTCTTCATTGGTGGATTGGAGTTCTTCGTTGGTAGTTTCTAATTCTTCATTGGTGGATTGGAGTTCTTCGTTGGTAGTTTCTAATTCTTGTTGCGAACGTTGCAGGGCATCTTGGAGTTTAATATAACGTGTGACATCATGAAAAGAGATGCTGACTCCTAAAAAACTGTTGTCTGTTTCTTGCAAAGGCGTAATTCGCACATCCAGATATTGGGTTTCTGTGTTTGACAAATAGCGCTCTACATTTGTCAGGCTGACAGGGCGGCGTTCATTATAAGCCCGTTCAATTAGCGATCGCAATTCAACTGGCCGATAGGAAAGTTCTAGATCCTGGAAGGGACGAGTTAAATCTTTGGGGGAAAGGGCGAACAAAACCCGCGCCTGCTCGTTCACCATTACTAGAGTCCCATTGATATCAATGATGACTTGGGCGATTGGTGCTGTGTCAAAACCCATCTCTCGCAGCCGGAGGTTTCGAGACAAACGGCTGCTAGATTCTTCATCTACTGAATTTGCCATGACAAGGAGGCGATCGCGTAGATTCACCGTTGATACCTTAGTAAATATCCGGTTTTTCAAGTCTAGTGGGGTAAATAAAGCAGAATGCATCAGCAGCATCTCTGCTTTACCCAAAAACAGATAGCCATTATCATTTAGTGCAAAATGAAACCGGGCCAAAATTCGCCCTTGAGTCTCAGAATTAAAATACATTAATGTATTACGGCTAACCAGTAAATCTAAGCGAGAAATAGGGGCATCCTGAAGCAGATCATGGCGACCAAAAATCACTGAGCGGCGCAAGTCTTGACGGAAGACATAGCGGTTCCCGACAATCTCAAAGTATTTTTGCCGCAGTTCATCTGGTATCGTTTGGACATCTTTTGCTGAATATACAGCTTGCCTAGCCTGGTTGAGAGCATCTTCATCTACATCTGTGGCGTAGATTTTCACTCGTTGGCGAAATTCCTCTGCTCCCAATATTTCAGCCATCAATATTGCCAAGGTATAAGCTTCTTCCCCAGAAGCACAACCAGCGCTCCAGATGCGGATTTGGTCAGAAGTTTTTTTATTTTTAATCAGTTTAGGCAATATTTGCTCTGCTATGTATTCCCAAGCTGATGAATCTCGAAAAAAAGCAGTGACGTTTATTAGAATAGTGTTGAAAAGAGAATTGAATTCATCTGGATAAACTTCTAGATAGTCTTGATATTCTTCAAAGTTTTCTACGGTTAATGACTGCATTCGCTTGCATACCCGACGGATCAAAGTCGAGCGTTTATAACCTGTAAAATCAAATCCCCGACTTTGTCTGAGATAAATCAGGAGATTTTCAAATTTAGGATCTCTTTCTGCGGAAGTCATAGGGGAAAAGGGAGAAGGGGGCAGGGGACAGGGAGAAGGGGGAGTGGAGTTTTGAGCTTCATTAATGAGTATCAAAGACTGATTAAAGGAGTTTGGAGCCTCATTAATGCGTATCAAAGACTCATTAAACCGTGGTGACACAAAGATTGCATTTACATATCTCTTCAGCCCCCTGTCCCCTGTCCCCTGCGCCTCTGCCTACTTACATTCTCCCATGACCAAAGTCATCAGGGTGTTGGAGATTTCATCAAGGGGGAGAATAAAATCTACGTTGCCAGTTTGAATTGCGGCTGAGGGCATCCCCGAAAATTCGGCGGTTTTTACGTCTTGGACAATAACAGTGCCACCCATTTTTTTAATCGCTTCTACTCCGATTGCGCCATCGCTACCCGTTCCAGTTAGCACAATGGCGATCGCTCTATCTTTGTAAGTGGCTGCAACTGATTCAAATAATAGGTCAGCCGAAGGACGTAAAAAATGTACTAATTCCGACTGTGATAAGGAAAGAGTACCATCACCGTTAACCAACAAATGACGATTAGGTGGGGCAACATAAGCCGTTCCTGGGGTAAGACAATCTCCTTCTTGTGCCTGTTTGACGGTAAGAGCCGTGCGCCGACTCAGAATTTCTGCCAAGAACGAGCGATATTGAGGGCCGAGGTGTTGCACAATGGCGATCGCGCCTGGAAATTTTGCGGGTAGAGTTGATAACACTTTAACTAGAGCAGTCAGACCACCTGCGGAAGCTGCGATCGCTACAATATCAAAAGCAGCATTATTAAAGTGAGGTAGATGATTTTTGGCATTTTCTGCCATTTGAATCACGATTTTGCGGCGATGACTATCTGCTAAACTTTTTTAGTTACAAACAGGATTAATTTAGTTACAATTTTTATCCTTGTTCAAATAAATTGTACAGTATATCTGAACTACTTTAAGATATTTTTGCCTTTACCTATCAAGTTTATAGGCTCATCTTCCTGCTCTAGAATCTGTTTAGCCTGTAAAAGTTGCTGCCTATGTTCCTCACTAACTGTCGGGTATTGCAGATTTAGTTCTTCTAATTTTGTACAG encodes:
- the hemE gene encoding uroporphyrinogen decarboxylase: MGVYSTTPHLLRAARGEVVDRPPVWMMRQAGRYMKAYRDLRDKYPSFRDRSEIPEVAIEVSLQPWRAFQPDGVILFSDIVTPLPGLGIDMDIAEGKGPIIHSPLRTQEQIDLLHPLEPEAALPFIKTILQALRSEVGDKSTVLGFVGAPWTLAAYAVEGKGSKTYSIIKNMAFSDPTILHQLLAKLADAIAIYARYQIDSGAQVIQMFDSWAGQLSPQDYDTFALPYQQRVFQQVKQTHPDTPLILLVSGSAGVLERMAQSGADIVSVDWAVDMADARARLGKQVKVQGNLDPGVLFGSKQFIRDRILDTVRKAGNWGHILNLGHGVLPETPEENVAFFFETAKELNLAGVKN
- a CDS encoding NAD-dependent epimerase/dehydratase family protein, with translation MSQKRILVTGASGCVGHYLTEALIKETDHELYLLVRNPSKLQIDTKVRSGINVLQGDMQNIRQFADLLSTIDTAVLTATAWGGDDTFDINVVKTIELLELLDPERCQQVIYFSTASVLDQYNQPLKEAGEIGTDYIRSKYECLEKKEKLAIAPKITTVFPTVVLGGDANKPYSAVTSGIPEVTKYINVIRFLEADGSFHFIHARDIATVVQYLIDYPPENDQPRRLVLGQAKLTANQAVKEVCAYLGKKIYFRIPISIALANLIIVLFRIRMAAWDRFCMNYRHFTYEKSINPDSFGLPNYCATMSDVLKISGVESVK
- a CDS encoding B12-binding domain-containing radical SAM protein → MRILLMYPIFPKTFWSYEKILELVDRKVLLPPLGLVTVAAILPQEWEFKLVDRNIRPATEAEWAWADVVILSAMIVQKQDLLDQIQEAKKRGKLVAVGGPYPTSVPHEVENVGADFLILDEGEITLPMFIEAIKRGDTSGTFRATEKPDVTNTPIPRFDLLELDAYDMMSVQFSRGCPFQCEFCDIIVLYGRKPRTKTPAQLLAELDYLYELGWRRGVFMVDDNFIGNKRNVKLLLKELKVWMAEHKYPFRFDTEASIDLAQDSEMLELMVECGFAAVFLGIETPDEDSLQMTKKFQNTRSSLTEAVQTIIKAGLRPMAGFIIGFDGEKAGAGDRIVRFAEQAAIPSTTFAMLQALPNTALWHRLKKEGRLRENQDGNINQTTLMNFLPTRPLEELAREYIEAFCTLYDPVQYLDRTYRCFLMMGLPSWKAPAKMPEWIVVKALLIVIWRQGIKRETRWKFWHHLFSILKRNPGVFEHYLAACAHNEHFLEYRQIVRDQIESQLAEYLAQGVEKPYVLVNEKAEEKAEAVVS
- a CDS encoding CheR family methyltransferase; the protein is MTSAERDPKFENLLIYLRQSRGFDFTGYKRSTLIRRVCKRMQSLTVENFEEYQDYLEVYPDEFNSLFNTILINVTAFFRDSSAWEYIAEQILPKLIKNKKTSDQIRIWSAGCASGEEAYTLAILMAEILGAEEFRQRVKIYATDVDEDALNQARQAVYSAKDVQTIPDELRQKYFEIVGNRYVFRQDLRRSVIFGRHDLLQDAPISRLDLLVSRNTLMYFNSETQGRILARFHFALNDNGYLFLGKAEMLLMHSALFTPLDLKNRIFTKVSTVNLRDRLLVMANSVDEESSSRLSRNLRLREMGFDTAPIAQVIIDINGTLVMVNEQARVLFALSPKDLTRPFQDLELSYRPVELRSLIERAYNERRPVSLTNVERYLSNTETQYLDVRITPLQETDNSFLGVSISFHDVTRYIKLQDALQRSQQELETTNEELQSTNEELETTNEELQSTNEELETTNEELQSTNEELETMNEELQSTNEELQTINNELSERTTELNRTNIFLVSILRSLQTGIVVIDNSFNISIWNYMVEDLWGLRTDEVFGKSIFSLDIGLPVEQLRSPIRDSLSGKKQFQEMILDATNRRGRQIKCYLAITPLLGMEMQGAVLMMADVERVSSMISIQEMEERRQQD
- a CDS encoding chemotaxis protein CheB; this translates as MAENAKNHLPHFNNAAFDIVAIAASAGGLTALVKVLSTLPAKFPGAIAIVQHLGPQYRSFLAEILSRRTALTVKQAQEGDCLTPGTAYVAPPNRHLLVNGDGTLSLSQSELVHFLRPSADLLFESVAATYKDRAIAIVLTGTGSDGAIGVEAIKKMGGTVIVQDVKTAEFSGMPSAAIQTGNVDFILPLDEISNTLMTLVMGECK